One genomic segment of Mycolicibacterium chubuense NBB4 includes these proteins:
- a CDS encoding putative bifunctional diguanylate cyclase/phosphodiesterase → MLNACAFWGDGVARWIAVALQLGACAGAAAYGLTQARRHVGAARWWRVFAAAAMVSFIVGAVAWRLGDFVAPAWWVVPYFLMPLLACASALLLALTSGGMRGSDDEPLRLVVITTTLDGLVAATSFALLVIIGGFGAMSLASLPRSGNAAVDATYALVEMVVVVITAVIGMVYPSHKPNRTNYLIFASGVVLIAGSDRVMAYLDSVCAEGGLLWSRMGFVLGPLFVGLSMRDIPAKARPATRYRPLDWAQLSLPYAGFLGITILLSFHVLRGNRLSAMVVALTLVMVLLVAARQAVALGAQRQLTRRLYDAQHRLAYQVLHDSLTGLPNRLLFGQRLDEAMRDGKFVLIFVDLDDFKEVNDRYGHAAGDDLLRAVGERLKRCVTEADTLARIGGDEFAILIEDEAVAATEDPEFVADRLRLALRDPFPVHGSSVRVRASMGLVRSGDGRLSQTADDLLRQADSSMYAGKRLGKNTAVIYQPASGVRADFPRALREADGGVPAGFSLAYQPVVRLPDETLVALEALARWVAPNGMQIPPETFVAVAEAAGLGAVLDALVLDLACREVKAAGLDVDIHVNIGAARLGNLEFEEQVRRTLERHRIRPSRLVVEITETLPIVDLADAAAQIDRLQAIGVRVALDDYGAGYNSLTYLHALPVHIVKLDRSLAVGADPHRDLTVYRSVIGLCTELGMAVVAEGIETTAQAETILAAGCRLAQGHLFGRPAPITELAWESGRVGVRPSRRHGQFARDPG, encoded by the coding sequence ATGCTGAACGCCTGTGCGTTCTGGGGCGACGGCGTCGCGAGGTGGATCGCCGTGGCCCTGCAACTCGGTGCCTGCGCGGGGGCAGCGGCCTACGGGCTGACCCAGGCCCGTCGCCACGTTGGTGCTGCGCGGTGGTGGCGGGTCTTCGCCGCCGCGGCGATGGTCAGCTTCATCGTCGGTGCGGTCGCCTGGCGCCTCGGCGACTTCGTGGCGCCTGCATGGTGGGTGGTGCCGTATTTCCTGATGCCGCTGCTCGCGTGTGCGTCGGCGTTGCTGCTCGCGCTCACCAGCGGCGGGATGCGGGGGTCCGACGACGAACCACTGCGGCTGGTCGTCATCACCACCACGCTGGACGGCCTGGTGGCAGCGACGTCGTTCGCCCTGCTGGTGATCATCGGCGGGTTCGGCGCGATGTCGCTGGCGTCGCTGCCGCGGTCCGGCAACGCGGCGGTGGACGCGACGTACGCGCTGGTCGAGATGGTGGTCGTGGTCATCACCGCGGTGATCGGCATGGTGTACCCGTCGCACAAGCCGAACCGGACGAACTATCTGATCTTCGCCAGCGGTGTGGTGTTGATCGCCGGGTCGGACCGCGTGATGGCCTATCTCGACTCCGTCTGTGCCGAGGGCGGCCTGCTGTGGAGCCGCATGGGCTTCGTCCTCGGGCCTTTGTTCGTCGGGCTGTCGATGCGCGATATCCCGGCGAAAGCGCGGCCCGCCACTCGCTACCGCCCGCTGGACTGGGCGCAGTTGAGCCTGCCGTACGCCGGGTTCCTCGGCATCACGATTTTGCTGAGTTTTCACGTGCTGAGAGGTAATCGACTGTCCGCGATGGTCGTCGCGCTCACTCTGGTGATGGTTCTGCTCGTCGCCGCGCGGCAAGCGGTCGCGTTGGGTGCCCAGCGCCAGCTGACCCGCCGCCTGTACGACGCGCAACACCGCCTGGCATATCAGGTCCTGCACGACTCTCTGACGGGCCTGCCGAACCGGCTGCTGTTCGGCCAGCGGCTCGACGAGGCGATGCGCGACGGAAAGTTCGTCTTGATCTTCGTCGACCTCGACGATTTCAAAGAGGTCAACGACCGGTACGGGCACGCCGCAGGCGACGACCTGCTGCGCGCAGTGGGCGAGCGGCTGAAGCGCTGTGTGACCGAAGCGGACACGCTGGCCCGTATCGGTGGTGACGAGTTCGCCATCCTCATCGAGGACGAGGCGGTGGCCGCCACGGAGGATCCGGAATTCGTCGCCGACCGACTTCGCCTGGCGCTACGGGATCCGTTTCCCGTGCACGGCTCGTCGGTGCGGGTGCGCGCCAGTATGGGCCTCGTGCGCTCCGGGGACGGCAGACTGTCGCAGACCGCCGACGACCTGCTCCGCCAGGCCGACAGCTCGATGTACGCCGGCAAGCGGCTGGGCAAGAACACCGCGGTGATCTATCAACCGGCGTCGGGCGTCCGCGCGGACTTCCCGAGGGCGCTGCGTGAGGCCGACGGCGGCGTGCCCGCCGGCTTCAGCCTGGCGTACCAGCCGGTCGTCCGGCTGCCCGATGAAACCCTGGTCGCGCTCGAGGCGCTGGCCCGATGGGTGGCCCCCAACGGCATGCAAATTCCGCCGGAGACATTCGTCGCCGTGGCCGAGGCGGCCGGTTTGGGCGCCGTGCTCGATGCGCTGGTGCTGGACCTGGCCTGCCGCGAGGTCAAGGCCGCCGGGCTCGACGTCGACATCCACGTCAACATCGGTGCCGCCCGCCTCGGCAACCTCGAGTTCGAAGAGCAAGTGCGGCGCACGTTGGAGCGGCACCGGATCCGACCGAGCCGCCTCGTCGTCGAAATCACTGAGACGCTGCCGATCGTCGATCTGGCGGATGCCGCAGCGCAGATCGACCGGCTCCAGGCGATCGGTGTGCGAGTCGCGCTCGACGATTACGGTGCCGGATACAACTCGCTGACGTATCTGCACGCGCTGCCGGTGCACATCGTCAAACTCGACCGAAGCCTGGCCGTCGGGGCCGATCCGCACCGCGACCTGACCGTGTACCGCTCCGTGATCGGTCTGTGCACCGAACTCGGTATGGCCGTGGTGGCCGAAGGCATCGAGACGACGGCCCAGGCCGAGACGATTCTGGCCGCAGGGTGCCGGCTGGCGCAGGGACACCTCTTCGGCCGGCCCGCGCCCATCACCGAGCTCGCCTGGGAATCCGGCCGGGTAGGGGTGCGTCCGTCGCGTCGGCACGGGCAGTTCGCCCGCGATCCGGGCTGA
- a CDS encoding PaaI family thioesterase: protein MTAASEPVPEALYAALTDSVRRLVDVTIRSQAGVASLAAAKARIDDAADELSREPLADSFGIRPAPDGTSRAWGNVVMGLRNPFAPPLIVHHDADGRVWADVTLGAAYEGPPGHVHGGVCALLLDHILGATAHKPGQPAVTGTLTVRYKAGTPLGPLHAEARIDRVEGRKTFAVGHLATAGSVTVRAHGVFFHPHPVISDTTTP, encoded by the coding sequence GTGACCGCGGCCAGTGAGCCCGTACCGGAGGCGCTCTACGCAGCTTTGACCGATTCGGTCCGCCGGCTGGTCGATGTGACGATCCGCAGTCAGGCCGGCGTCGCGTCCCTCGCCGCCGCGAAAGCCAGAATCGATGACGCTGCCGATGAACTGAGCCGGGAGCCGCTCGCCGACTCCTTCGGCATCCGGCCGGCACCCGACGGGACCTCTCGTGCCTGGGGCAATGTCGTCATGGGCTTGCGCAACCCCTTCGCCCCGCCGCTGATCGTGCACCACGATGCCGACGGCCGCGTCTGGGCCGATGTGACGCTCGGCGCGGCCTATGAAGGCCCGCCAGGCCACGTGCACGGGGGCGTCTGCGCTCTGCTGCTCGATCACATACTGGGCGCCACCGCGCACAAGCCCGGCCAGCCCGCCGTCACCGGCACCCTCACCGTCCGCTATAAGGCCGGTACCCCGCTCGGGCCGCTGCACGCCGAAGCTCGTATCGACCGCGTCGAGGGTCGCAAAACCTTCGCCGTCGGACACCTCGCGACCGCGGGGAGTGTCACTGTCCGCGCACACGGCGTGTTCTTCCATCCTCATCCGGTCATCAGCGATACGACAACCCCGTGA
- a CDS encoding flavin reductase family protein: MGSDEPRPAAPVRPAPQDMRAVLGHFCTGIAVITGHDGHNPLGFTCQSVTSVSLDPPYVSFCPALSSTSWPMIRATGRMCINVLADDQEAVCAQFARRSHDKFAGVDWSSAGNGSPRIHGALATIEADLEFEHGAGDHTIVVAHVTALEAHSGRPLLFYRGDYGSFADRPAEPMNYAASAT; encoded by the coding sequence ATGGGATCCGACGAGCCCAGGCCTGCGGCGCCCGTGCGCCCGGCGCCGCAGGACATGCGCGCCGTGCTCGGTCATTTCTGCACCGGCATCGCCGTCATCACCGGCCACGACGGCCACAATCCGTTGGGCTTCACGTGCCAGTCGGTGACCTCGGTGTCCCTCGACCCGCCTTACGTGTCGTTCTGTCCTGCCCTGTCCTCGACGAGCTGGCCCATGATCCGCGCCACGGGCCGGATGTGCATCAACGTCCTCGCCGACGACCAGGAAGCCGTCTGCGCGCAGTTCGCCCGCCGATCCCACGATAAGTTCGCCGGCGTCGACTGGAGCTCCGCCGGCAACGGCTCCCCCCGCATCCACGGCGCCTTGGCCACCATCGAGGCCGACCTGGAGTTCGAGCACGGCGCCGGTGATCACACCATCGTCGTCGCCCACGTCACGGCGTTGGAGGCGCACAGCGGCCGACCGCTGTTGTTCTACCGGGGTGACTACGGCAGCTTCGCCGACAGACCGGCCGAACCGATGAACTATGCCGCGTCGGCGACGTGA
- a CDS encoding helix-turn-helix transcriptional regulator — MTSVVTLGRVTEPASTGKPQLAATSWALLGLLSYEQELSGYDIRKWIDWSMRFFYGSPAYSQIYSELKKLEKLGLLTSRVENNGTRSRRLYKITQSGLDAVTRWAREAPLEPPSLKHPAVLRIALGHLSDPAALKDMLHEHIAYVDRMQRDAATEARWAGADPSWAYAKIALDWADRYYTSERELTLKLIKDLDEAEAKFPKVGEDAKIPWPDPTYWYEIEKQVEAEDAD, encoded by the coding sequence ATGACCTCGGTTGTTACGCTTGGCCGCGTGACAGAACCTGCATCGACCGGCAAGCCGCAGCTGGCCGCCACCAGTTGGGCGCTGCTGGGGTTGCTGTCCTACGAGCAGGAACTGTCCGGGTACGACATCCGTAAATGGATCGACTGGAGCATGCGGTTCTTCTACGGCAGCCCCGCCTACAGCCAGATCTACTCGGAGTTGAAGAAGCTCGAGAAGTTGGGCCTGCTGACGTCGCGGGTCGAGAACAACGGCACCCGCTCCCGTCGGCTCTACAAGATCACGCAGAGCGGGTTGGACGCGGTCACCCGGTGGGCCCGCGAGGCGCCGTTGGAGCCTCCCTCGTTGAAGCACCCAGCCGTCTTGCGGATTGCGCTGGGCCACCTCAGCGATCCCGCGGCGCTCAAGGACATGCTTCACGAGCACATCGCCTACGTCGACCGGATGCAACGCGATGCCGCCACGGAGGCGCGGTGGGCCGGCGCCGATCCCTCCTGGGCGTACGCCAAGATCGCGCTCGATTGGGCGGACCGCTACTACACCTCCGAGCGGGAGCTGACGCTGAAGCTCATCAAAGACCTCGACGAGGCCGAAGCGAAATTTCCGAAAGTCGGGGAGGACGCCAAGATCCCGTGGCCCGACCCGACGTACTGGTACGAGATCGAAAAGCAGGTCGAAGCCGAGGACGCCGACTAA
- a CDS encoding 3-ketosteroid-delta-1-dehydrogenase — protein MIASSHQTIPAGLTVSDTEVDLLVVGSGTGLAAALAAREQGLSVLVIEKSTVVGGSTARSGGALWLPASPVIAEGGGNDPSPRAHTYLRAVVGDSAPESRSEAYLQQLPATIQMLRRTTPMKLFWAREYSDYHPEAAGGSASGRTCECRPLDTAMLGQYRSALRPGIMEASIPMPTTGADYRWLNLMSRVPRKGIPTIAKRLAQGVGGLLLGRRYAAGGQALAAGLFAGAIRAGIPIWLNTTLTSLTTDGDRVTGAVIEHHGTTYTVAARRGVVLAAGGFDHDMAMRHKFQSESLGAHLSLGAETNTGDAIRIGQDVGADIALMDQSWWFPAVAPLPDAAPAVLLAERSLPGSFIVDQNGQRFANESSDYMSFGQRILALEQAGTPVESMWMVFDQQYRNSYVFAAELFPRMPIPQRWYDAGIAVRSENFGELAGKMGVPVDDLCATVARFNENASAGQDPDFERGRSAYDRYYGDPTITPNPNLRPLVKGPFYAVKMVLSDLGTCGGLRADEHARVLREDGTVIDGLYAIGNTAANAFGHTYPGAGATIAQGLVYGYIAALDASRRQPVPTSR, from the coding sequence GTGATCGCCTCCAGCCACCAGACCATCCCCGCCGGATTGACCGTCTCCGACACCGAGGTCGACCTGTTGGTCGTCGGGTCGGGCACCGGCCTGGCCGCCGCACTGGCGGCCCGCGAGCAGGGACTATCGGTACTCGTCATCGAGAAGTCAACGGTCGTCGGGGGCTCGACCGCTCGCTCCGGTGGAGCGTTGTGGCTACCGGCCAGCCCCGTCATCGCCGAAGGCGGCGGCAATGACCCCTCCCCTCGCGCGCACACCTATCTGCGTGCCGTGGTGGGCGATTCCGCCCCCGAGTCGCGATCGGAGGCATACCTGCAGCAGCTGCCCGCCACGATCCAGATGTTGCGGCGCACGACCCCGATGAAGCTGTTCTGGGCTAGGGAGTATTCCGACTACCACCCCGAGGCAGCCGGCGGATCAGCGTCCGGACGCACGTGTGAATGCCGCCCGCTGGACACCGCAATGCTGGGGCAGTATCGATCGGCGCTGCGCCCGGGGATCATGGAGGCGAGCATCCCGATGCCGACCACCGGCGCCGATTACCGGTGGCTGAACCTGATGAGCCGGGTGCCTCGCAAGGGCATCCCCACGATCGCCAAGCGGCTGGCGCAGGGCGTCGGCGGACTCCTGCTGGGTCGGCGCTACGCTGCGGGCGGTCAAGCCCTGGCCGCGGGACTGTTCGCCGGCGCCATCCGTGCCGGCATTCCGATCTGGCTGAACACCACGCTGACGTCGCTCACCACCGATGGCGACCGGGTCACCGGCGCGGTCATCGAGCACCATGGCACCACGTACACCGTCGCAGCGCGGCGCGGTGTGGTGCTCGCTGCCGGAGGGTTCGACCACGACATGGCCATGCGCCACAAATTCCAATCCGAAAGCCTTGGCGCCCATCTCAGTTTGGGTGCGGAGACCAACACCGGCGACGCCATCCGCATCGGCCAGGACGTCGGCGCCGACATCGCCTTGATGGATCAGTCGTGGTGGTTCCCCGCGGTCGCACCGCTGCCCGACGCGGCGCCGGCAGTCCTGTTGGCGGAGCGGTCCCTGCCGGGATCGTTCATCGTCGACCAGAACGGGCAGCGATTCGCCAACGAATCGTCGGACTACATGAGCTTCGGGCAGCGCATCCTGGCCCTGGAGCAGGCCGGCACGCCCGTGGAATCGATGTGGATGGTCTTCGATCAGCAGTACCGCAACAGTTACGTATTCGCCGCCGAACTGTTCCCGCGCATGCCCATCCCGCAGCGCTGGTATGACGCCGGTATCGCCGTGCGCTCCGAGAACTTCGGCGAGTTGGCCGGGAAGATGGGCGTACCCGTCGACGATCTGTGTGCCACCGTGGCCCGCTTCAACGAAAATGCCTCAGCCGGACAGGATCCCGACTTCGAACGGGGTCGCAGCGCCTATGACCGTTACTACGGCGACCCCACCATCACGCCCAACCCGAATCTGCGCCCGCTCGTGAAGGGCCCTTTCTACGCGGTCAAGATGGTGCTCAGCGACCTCGGGACCTGCGGCGGGCTGCGTGCCGATGAGCACGCGCGGGTACTGCGGGAGGACGGCACCGTCATCGACGGGCTGTACGCCATCGGCAACACCGCGGCCAACGCCTTCGGCCACACGTATCCGGGCGCCGGCGCGACCATCGCTCAGGGACTGGTCTACGGCTACATCGCCGCACTCGACGCCTCGCGGCGACAGCCAGTCCCGACCTCGCGTTAG
- a CDS encoding Rieske 2Fe-2S domain-containing protein, with protein sequence MTTHADAEDIRLIEAGSAPTRFARGWHCLGLIRDFVDGEPHQINAFGQKLVVFAGDDGAVNVLDGYCRHMGGDLSQGTIKGNEIACPFHDWRWGGDGRCKSVPYSKRTPRLARTASWPTLQQDGMLFVWNDPERKTPPAEVTIPRIEGATSDAWTDWHWYSTVVHTNCREIIDNVVDMAHFFYIHGSLPTHFKNIFEGHVATQYMKSGGRPDLDDPEGSRILGTTSLASYHGPSFMIDDLTYHYPEFDQRTVLINSHYPIDANSFVLQYGIVVEKNAFMPDDLALQTAIALGDFVKMGFEQDVEIWRNKTRIDNPLLVEEDGPVYQLRRWYEQFYVDAADVTPDMVDRFEFELDTTRPYEAWMREVEANIAARAAATSATAG encoded by the coding sequence ATGACCACTCACGCTGACGCCGAGGACATTCGGCTCATCGAGGCCGGATCGGCGCCGACGAGATTCGCCCGGGGATGGCATTGCCTGGGTCTGATCCGCGACTTCGTCGACGGCGAACCCCACCAGATCAACGCCTTCGGGCAGAAGCTGGTGGTCTTCGCCGGCGACGACGGGGCCGTCAACGTCCTCGATGGCTACTGCCGACACATGGGCGGCGACCTGTCGCAGGGCACGATCAAGGGCAACGAGATCGCCTGCCCCTTCCACGACTGGCGCTGGGGCGGGGACGGCCGCTGCAAGTCGGTGCCCTACAGCAAGCGCACTCCGCGCTTGGCCCGCACGGCGTCCTGGCCCACGCTGCAGCAAGACGGAATGCTGTTCGTGTGGAACGACCCCGAGCGCAAGACGCCGCCGGCGGAGGTCACCATCCCGCGCATCGAGGGCGCCACCAGCGACGCCTGGACCGACTGGCACTGGTACAGCACCGTCGTGCACACCAATTGCCGCGAAATCATCGACAACGTCGTGGACATGGCGCACTTCTTCTACATCCACGGCTCTCTGCCCACCCATTTCAAGAACATCTTCGAAGGTCACGTCGCCACCCAGTACATGAAGAGTGGTGGCCGCCCTGACCTCGATGACCCCGAGGGGTCGAGGATCTTGGGCACCACGTCGCTGGCGTCTTACCACGGCCCCTCCTTCATGATTGACGACCTGACCTACCACTACCCCGAGTTCGATCAGCGGACCGTCCTGATCAACTCCCACTATCCGATCGACGCGAATTCCTTTGTGCTCCAGTACGGAATCGTGGTCGAGAAGAACGCGTTCATGCCAGACGACCTCGCGCTGCAGACCGCGATCGCGCTGGGGGATTTCGTGAAGATGGGTTTCGAGCAGGATGTGGAGATCTGGCGCAACAAGACCCGGATCGACAATCCGCTGCTGGTCGAGGAGGACGGCCCGGTCTACCAGCTGCGTCGTTGGTACGAGCAGTTCTACGTCGACGCCGCCGACGTGACACCCGACATGGTGGACCGCTTCGAATTCGAACTCGACACAACCCGCCCTTACGAAGCGTGGATGAGAGAGGTGGAGGCCAACATCGCCGCCCGGGCGGCCGCGACGTCAGCGACAGCCGGATGA
- a CDS encoding SDR family NAD(P)-dependent oxidoreductase: protein MDRFTDRRVIVTGAGSGIGAATTARLLDEGATVVAFDISTDGLAATAAAAAQAGTDKQLTTAVLDIAVEDDVVAAVDTAVADLGGLDVLVNVAAMQTCSHTHETTLADWNRTLAVNLTGTFLMTRQALPALLACGRGVVVNFTSTAATFAHPYMAAYAASKGGILSFTHSLALEYSKQGLRAVNIQPGGVSTALANSTLDKMPEGYDLGLWAKQTPLLHGTDNAILGDASAVASVIAMVASDDGAFITGTEIRVDGGAHA, encoded by the coding sequence ATGGATCGTTTCACCGATCGGCGCGTCATCGTGACCGGGGCCGGCTCAGGCATCGGCGCGGCCACGACCGCACGACTGCTCGACGAGGGCGCCACCGTGGTGGCCTTCGACATCTCCACCGACGGCCTGGCCGCGACCGCGGCCGCTGCCGCCCAGGCCGGCACCGACAAGCAGTTGACCACCGCGGTGCTCGACATCGCCGTCGAAGACGACGTCGTCGCGGCCGTCGACACCGCGGTCGCCGACTTGGGCGGGCTCGATGTTCTGGTCAACGTCGCGGCCATGCAAACGTGCTCCCACACCCACGAGACGACCCTGGCCGACTGGAACCGGACGCTGGCGGTCAATCTGACCGGCACCTTCCTGATGACCCGCCAAGCATTGCCGGCGCTGCTGGCCTGCGGCCGTGGCGTGGTGGTCAACTTCACCTCGACCGCCGCCACGTTCGCTCACCCCTATATGGCGGCCTACGCGGCGAGCAAGGGCGGCATCCTCAGCTTCACGCACTCGCTGGCGCTGGAGTACTCCAAGCAGGGATTGCGCGCGGTGAACATCCAGCCCGGCGGGGTCTCCACGGCGTTGGCGAACAGCACCCTGGACAAGATGCCCGAGGGCTACGACCTCGGTCTGTGGGCCAAGCAAACTCCGTTGTTGCACGGCACCGACAACGCGATCCTGGGCGACGCCAGCGCCGTCGCCTCGGTCATCGCCATGGTGGCCTCTGATGACGGCGCCTTCATCACCGGAACAGAGATCCGCGTCGACGGCGGCGCCCACGCCTGA
- a CDS encoding alpha/beta hydrolase translates to MRSPRLDPDAAARVASFGTSTPMRARGLGAVRAGVESAPRPPMPTMARIEDLIAPGPAGRPIPVRLYRPTTAARSPVLVYFHGGGLVMGSNHSFEPLARELAHASGAAVAAVDYRLAPESLPPAQFDDAYAATKWVAAQADQLSLDANRLAVVGDSAGGSLAAAVALAARDHGGPAIAVQVLLYPGLDRDMGAASITAMPEAPMLAHDDIVFMHETVDRGATPHSPYQVPAHATDVSDLPPAIVVTAECDPIRDWGERYAGRLRDAGVQTTLTRYPGMYHGFLMRSDATARGRLAMAEIGALLRAKFTHAVDFAVCPDHRTSTASPAAALPTIDNHITEGEHHAD, encoded by the coding sequence ATGCGTTCCCCGCGACTGGATCCCGATGCCGCCGCACGGGTCGCCTCGTTCGGCACGTCGACGCCGATGCGCGCCCGCGGGCTCGGTGCCGTGCGCGCGGGCGTCGAATCCGCACCGCGTCCGCCGATGCCGACCATGGCGCGCATCGAAGACCTCATCGCGCCCGGCCCGGCGGGCCGTCCCATACCGGTGCGGCTGTACCGACCCACCACCGCGGCGCGGTCCCCGGTGCTCGTGTACTTCCACGGCGGTGGACTGGTGATGGGATCCAACCACTCGTTCGAACCTCTGGCGCGCGAGTTGGCTCACGCCAGCGGCGCCGCCGTCGCCGCCGTCGACTACCGGTTGGCGCCCGAGTCCCTACCCCCGGCGCAGTTCGACGACGCCTACGCAGCCACCAAATGGGTTGCGGCTCAGGCCGACCAACTGAGTCTGGACGCCAACCGGCTGGCCGTCGTCGGTGACAGCGCCGGCGGATCTCTGGCCGCTGCGGTGGCCCTGGCGGCCCGCGACCACGGCGGACCCGCGATCGCGGTGCAGGTCCTGCTCTACCCGGGGCTGGACCGCGACATGGGGGCTGCGTCGATCACCGCCATGCCCGAGGCACCCATGCTGGCCCACGACGACATCGTGTTCATGCACGAGACCGTCGACCGCGGCGCCACCCCGCACTCGCCCTACCAGGTTCCGGCTCACGCCACCGACGTGAGCGACCTGCCCCCGGCGATCGTCGTCACCGCCGAGTGCGACCCGATCCGCGATTGGGGAGAACGCTATGCCGGCCGGCTGCGCGACGCCGGGGTGCAGACCACCCTGACCCGCTATCCCGGCATGTATCACGGCTTCTTGATGCGCTCGGACGCCACCGCCCGCGGCCGGTTGGCCATGGCCGAGATCGGTGCACTGCTGCGCGCGAAGTTCACTCACGCCGTCGATTTCGCCGTATGTCCCGATCACCGGACGTCCACCGCATCGCCGGCCGCGGCGCTGCCCACAATCGACAACCACATCACTGAAGGAGAACACCATGCTGACTGA
- a CDS encoding SDR family NAD(P)-dependent oxidoreductase, whose translation MNARQLFGGGVAVITGAGAGIGAGLARHASRLGMTTVLVDVDAAAIAALRDELRAAGASAVDKVCDVRDAEAVQALADEVYRDLGPVRLLVNNAGVEQFGYLWDTPVENWRRVVDVNINGVFHGIRAFLPHMMAGDTPAWVWNLSSIGGVAVVPLQAAYIMSKHAVLALTECLHLEVQAAGHADHVHVQAVLPGAVVSNIFESAGGVDGGDTSAAETQRAAMLDIKAGAMDPLVAAEVVFDQAAQGRFYLITQPDYVGSAMTERARVLTTHEAPRLRTERRFDPAQS comes from the coding sequence GTGAACGCCCGCCAACTCTTCGGTGGCGGTGTCGCGGTCATCACCGGCGCAGGCGCAGGCATCGGCGCAGGGTTGGCCCGTCACGCCAGCCGGCTCGGTATGACCACGGTTCTCGTCGACGTCGACGCCGCGGCCATCGCGGCGCTGCGCGACGAACTGCGCGCTGCCGGCGCCTCGGCGGTCGACAAGGTCTGCGATGTCCGCGACGCCGAGGCAGTGCAGGCCCTTGCTGACGAGGTGTACCGCGATCTGGGGCCGGTGCGCCTGCTGGTCAACAATGCCGGCGTCGAGCAGTTCGGCTATCTGTGGGACACCCCCGTCGAGAATTGGCGACGGGTCGTCGACGTGAACATCAACGGCGTCTTCCACGGCATCCGGGCGTTCCTGCCGCACATGATGGCCGGCGACACCCCGGCATGGGTGTGGAACCTGTCCTCGATCGGCGGAGTCGCCGTGGTTCCCCTGCAGGCGGCCTACATCATGAGCAAGCACGCGGTCCTCGCGCTCACCGAATGCCTGCACTTGGAAGTTCAGGCCGCGGGGCACGCCGACCATGTCCACGTGCAGGCGGTCTTACCCGGCGCCGTGGTGTCGAACATCTTCGAATCCGCCGGCGGCGTCGACGGCGGCGACACCAGTGCCGCCGAGACACAGCGCGCCGCCATGCTCGACATCAAGGCCGGCGCGATGGATCCCCTGGTCGCTGCTGAAGTGGTCTTCGACCAGGCCGCCCAGGGGCGGTTCTATCTGATCACCCAGCCCGACTACGTCGGCTCGGCGATGACCGAACGCGCTCGTGTCCTCACCACCCACGAAGCTCCCCGACTGCGCACGGAGCGTCGCTTCGACCCCGCACAGAGCTGA
- a CDS encoding nuclear transport factor 2 family protein: MSDEITLPEIQEFIAGFWYHYDEGHFDEVGARIGEEMHYLSRSQSGNCPFEHLLAAELHDGAETLAWLIEHRNENPYPCRHHATNVFRLSVDGDSVHVRFYLYVNQITNHVPFGVSSGVVDVGIRRAGDGLVFTSMTVTLDADDSIPFAQHAAEAASASTQPA, encoded by the coding sequence ATGAGCGACGAGATCACGCTGCCCGAGATTCAAGAGTTCATCGCCGGCTTCTGGTACCACTACGACGAGGGGCACTTCGACGAAGTGGGTGCCCGCATCGGCGAGGAGATGCACTACCTGAGCCGATCGCAGTCCGGGAACTGTCCGTTCGAGCACCTGCTGGCCGCTGAACTGCACGACGGCGCGGAGACCCTTGCCTGGCTCATCGAGCACCGCAACGAGAACCCCTATCCGTGTCGACACCACGCCACCAACGTGTTTCGCCTCAGCGTCGACGGCGACAGCGTGCATGTCCGCTTCTACCTCTACGTCAACCAGATCACGAATCACGTTCCCTTCGGCGTCTCCAGCGGCGTCGTGGACGTCGGTATCCGCCGCGCCGGGGACGGTCTGGTGTTCACGTCGATGACCGTGACGCTCGACGCCGACGACTCGATCCCCTTCGCCCAGCACGCCGCCGAGGCCGCGTCGGCGAGCACGCAGCCCGCGTGA